The nucleotide window GAAAGCACGGACACAAATAAGGAAATTACAAAACCGGCTACAAGAATCTCGGGGTTTAAGGCAGTCAGATGGCCAATATTTTCTATTCCGAGCCGTGATATCAACAGTGGCCTCCCCACTCTATCTATGAGCGTTGAGAGAAGAATACCAAAAAGATCTCCAAAAATTCCTCCAAGCGCTCCGATAAACAGACATTCGGCTAAAAACATTCGCAGAATGTCAGATTCCGAAGCTCCAAGAGCTTTTGAGATCCCTATCTCCCTGGTTCGTTCGTAGACCGAGACGACCATAGTGTTGATCACCATTAGTCCACCTACAAGCAGGGTAATACTTGAAAAAAAGACAAGGACAAGAGTCACCCCATTCATTATCCGGTTAACGGAATCAATTTCGTCCTGGGCACTTGAAGTAGTAAGTCCGAGTTTTTCTATCTGTCTTCTTGTATCGCTAACAAGAGAGGAACTTTCCACTTTAACCAGAGCCCCGTCATAATAATCCTTTTGGCTGAGTTCTTTTGCAGATTCAAGCCTCATAAAAGCTTCATTGTCGATTTCGTTTCCGGTTGGCTTTAGATACCCCACTGGAGTAAAACTTACTTCCTTATCGACTGGTCTTCCGTCACTTCCATAAAGGCGAAGCTTGGCTGTTATCGGTGTCCCTATTTTGGCTCCGTCCAATTTTTCCAGTTTTCCCCACAGATCACTTCCAAACACAATCTGGTTCTGTCCACTCTCGAACCAGCCCCCTCCGGCAAGCTCAAGCTCATTTGCAGTGCTGTAATCTTCCTGAACACCAAATAGATCAAAATAGCTCCCCGAAGGGCTAACATAGGCATCCTTTACATAGGGACAAACAAGCTTTCCATATTCTTTTAGTTCTTCCACTTTTGACTCACTTATAAGAGTGAGTCCATCATCCTTTAAACCTGGAGAAACATCAATCAGGGTCAGATCCCGGGACTTCTGGATCTCTTCTACCGCATTGATACGGAGACCTTCTCCGAAAGAGACGACGGCTACTACAGATGCTACTCCAATTGCGATTCCAAGGAGGATCAGCAGGCTTCGGAGTTTTTTAAGACGCAGCTGCCTTATTGCCATTGAAAATTCTTCTTTAAACATTGCTCAACAGTCCTTGTTTCCATTTTCATTACTGTAATGGGGCAGGGATAAAGACCAAACCGTAGCCATATCAAAATATCGAAATTACAGTAACGTAAAATTAATTAAAGAAAAATATTATGGACTACATGATTAAATAATACTTATTTTAGATTAATTAACATAAATTATGAATATATATCTTTTTTGAT belongs to Methanosarcina barkeri 3 and includes:
- a CDS encoding FtsX-like permease family protein — translated: MAIRQLRLKKLRSLLILLGIAIGVASVVAVVSFGEGLRINAVEEIQKSRDLTLIDVSPGLKDDGLTLISESKVEELKEYGKLVCPYVKDAYVSPSGSYFDLFGVQEDYSTANELELAGGGWFESGQNQIVFGSDLWGKLEKLDGAKIGTPITAKLRLYGSDGRPVDKEVSFTPVGYLKPTGNEIDNEAFMRLESAKELSQKDYYDGALVKVESSSLVSDTRRQIEKLGLTTSSAQDEIDSVNRIMNGVTLVLVFFSSITLLVGGLMVINTMVVSVYERTREIGISKALGASESDILRMFLAECLFIGALGGIFGDLFGILLSTLIDRVGRPLLISRLGIENIGHLTALNPEILVAGFVISLFVSVLSGIYPAWRAAKMDPIKALRHL